A single region of the Clostridia bacterium genome encodes:
- a CDS encoding class I SAM-dependent methyltransferase, which yields MEDILDYCRQRNIPTISEPAWQQLDKALQKYKPYKILEIGTGSGYSAIKILNSVKNYADLENISFTTIEIDAERFEIARANLKAMGLYAHAEMILEDAAAVLGLYVLQNRLFDFIFLDGAKGQYIYYLPNLLKILKDGGVLFCDNLTFHGMSKDGKNTYHKMRTIAVNLQRFERELRNCPQLKCEIIETGNDCVAICQKI from the coding sequence TTGGAAGATATTTTAGACTATTGCCGTCAGCGCAATATTCCGACTATAAGCGAGCCCGCTTGGCAACAATTAGATAAAGCGCTGCAAAAATATAAGCCCTATAAGATATTAGAAATAGGCACAGGTTCAGGATATTCGGCAATCAAGATTTTAAACTCGGTTAAAAACTACGCCGACTTAGAAAACATAAGCTTTACCACTATAGAAATAGACGCCGAACGGTTTGAAATCGCGCGCGCCAACCTAAAGGCTATGGGGCTTTATGCGCACGCTGAAATGATTTTGGAAGACGCGGCGGCGGTTTTGGGTTTATATGTCTTGCAAAATAGGTTGTTCGACTTTATCTTTTTAGACGGGGCTAAAGGGCAGTATATATACTATCTGCCCAATCTATTAAAGATTTTAAAAGACGGCGGAGTACTATTTTGCGACAACCTGACCTTTCACGGAATGTCCAAAGACGGCAAAAACACCTACCACAAAATGCGCACTATAGCTGTAAACTTACAAAGGTTTGAGCGCGAACTGAGGAATTGTCCCCAGCTAAAATGCGAAATAATAGAAACAGGAAACGATTGCGTGGCAATCTGCCAAAAGATATAA